TCTTCCGCGTGCTGCTGCACTTCGGCTTCATGGACGAGCCGGATGTGCCTGCTGCGCTGAAGCTGTGCCATCTGGACGAGCTGGATTTCAGCCCGATGCGCACGACTTATTTCCTGAGCCGGGAAACGGTGATTGCGTCGCGGTTGGAGGGGATGTCGCGCTGGCGGGGGAACCTGTTTGCGTTCTTGCTGAAGAATGCCAACGGTAACTTGCGCTTCTTCAACCTGCCGCTCAACCGGGTGATCGAGCTGGGGACGCAGGTCGAGATCTGAATGAGGCCTGGGGCTGCTTGGAAGCCCCATCGCTGGCAAGCCAGCTCCCACACTGTACCTGTGGAGCTGGCTTGCCAGCGATGGGGCGCGCAGCGCCCCCTGATTCACTTCAATTCTTGTCAGCGACGCTCGATTTTCCCTGGCGCGTCTCGATTTCATCGATCAAGCGCTTGGCCAGCTGCGGGTAGTTCTCGTCGAAGTGATGCCCACCCGGCAGTTTCATGCGCTCGCCCACGGCTGTCTTGTCGGTGCAACCGCTCTCGTCGGTCTCTTCCACACCGTACACGCACACCACTTTGGACGCTGGCAGCTTGGCCATTTCCGGCCCGGTCGGCGCTTCCTGGCCTTCCTTGCCCAGCCAACCTTCCACCTCGATTTCGAAGCTGCCGCTGCGGGCAAAGGCGAGCAGCATCACCGCGTCGATGCGCTGCTGGTCTTCGGCGGGCAGGCGGTTGTAGATCGCCGGCAACACGTCCGCACCGAACGAGTAGCCGGTCAGCACGAACCGTTTTGTACCCCACTTCTGACGGTAGTGCTGCATCAGTTCGGAGAGGTCGGCGGCACTCTGTTCGGGCGTCTTGTGCTGCCAGTAGTAGCGCAGGGTGTCGATACCCACCACCGGATAACCGAGCTTGGCCATCTCGCCGGCCACGTCGCGGTCCAGGTCACGCCATCCACCGTCGCCGGACAGGAACAGGGTGACGGTGTCTGTGGTCTGTCCGGCCGGCACTTCAACCACCGGGATGGCCAGGGCATTACCGTCATGGCCCACCAGCGCTTGGGTCAGCTGCGCCTTGAGCACCTGTGGCAGGTGGATGTCGTAGTCGCTGATGCTGGTTTCGGCATTGGCCTGATCGCGCACGAAGGCGGCGCTGGCGTCATCCGGATTGTCGTTCCAGGCAACGTTCCAGTGACCGTGTGCAGCTGATTTCGGCAGCGCGACAGTGCAGCCGGGCTGTTCGACGTTGAAGTCCACCGATATGGCCTTGGCCTTGTCGTCGGTTTGCGCAGCCAGCCAGCGCCAGGCCTGGGCTGCGCCTGGGCCGATACCGGCGACCAGGGTTGGTTTGTCGGACAACTGGGTCAAGGCCTGATCCATGGCCTGTTGCTGCTTGCTGCAATCGCCAGGCGGCAGGATCACCTGCACCAGCTGGGCTTCACCGGCCTGGCTCAGGTCCAGCAGTTGCTTGTCGGTAAGCACCTGGTCCTGGGGAACACCGATGGCGACCCGGGCCTTGGCATGCACGCCGGGGGTGACGCGGGTGATGCTGGTGTCATTCAGGGTGAGTTGCTCCAGGCGTGCTTCCGGAGCCGGGCGGGTCCACAACCAGAACGCCGCACCACCGGCAAGGGCAGCCAGCAACAGGGGTATCAGTACATACAGCCAATAGCGTCGGATCATCAGCGTTTCACCAATCCAGTCAAGCCGCCAGCAATCAGGGCGGCGGTGTCGGCCAGTGCAACCAGCGGGTCGAGCCCAGCTGGCACGGCCATGTAACGAGGTTCCCAGTCCGGCTGAAACTTGTCCTTGAAGCGCCGCAGGCCCTGGAAGTTGTAGAGTTGTTCGCCGCGGCGGAACACCATTGAGCCAAGGCGCTGGGTCAAGGGTGCGCCACGTCGCGGTTGCAGCCCGGATAGCGGGACCATGCCCAGGCTGAAGCGGCCATAGTCATGGCTTTTGTAATGCAGGATCAGGCCAACCATCATGAACTCCATGGTCAGCTTCGGCGCCTCGGGATGCGCGCGCATCAGGTCGAGGCTGGCCAGTTCGTTGCCATGGGTTTCCAGCAGGTTGGCAAAGGCCACCGGGCGGCCCTGGAAGCGGATTAGGGCGATGCGAAAATGCTGCAGGTACTCGGGGCTGAAGCGCCCCAGCGAGAAGCCTTTCTCGCGCACGTTCTTGCCGCCGAGCCAGGCGTCGGAGATTTCCTTGAGCTCGGCCAGCGGTGCGTGGCCCGGTTCGTGGATTTCCAGGCTCAGGCCGTCGCGGCCGCCTCGGTTCCACGTGTAGCGAAGGTCCTTCATCTCCTTGCCCTTGGCTTCGATGTCGAAGCGGCGCAGGTCGACCCGGGCCTCCTCGCCCAGCTTGAGTGCGGTCAGGCCGATGTCCATGTAGAACGGCAGATTCTCCGCCCGTACCTGATAGAACACCGGACGGGCATGGTGCAAATCGCACAAGTCGCGGAACTGCCAGATCATCTCGGCGCGTTCCTGGGCCGGGCCGATCGGGTCGTATAGCGCCACCAGGCTGCGGCCACGGCGGGCATACATGAGGAAGGCGTTGTCACTGGGGTGGAACAGCAGAGCCTTGTCGCCGGTCAGCGCCAGACCGCCGTCGGGTTGGTCGGAAGCCAGCAGAATCCGGTTGGCGCGCTGCAACTCATCCGCGTCGGGCAGGTGGATGGTCGGACGCGCTGTACGCAACAGCCAGGTCAGGGAGACGATTACCAGCAGTACGGCGCTGCCCATGGCCGCTCGCAGGCCGCGCGGGGCATCGGCATCCAGGGTGAACTGCCACCACAGCTGATGGCTGTAGGGCACATCCTGGTAGGCAAATAGCAGCAGCCATACCGAAGCGCCGACCACGCAGGCGCTGGCCACGAGGTAGATGGGTGAGAAGGGCAGTTCCAGCAGGCGGCTCGGGCGATAGAACGAGCGGCGGAACAGCGCCAGCAGCGCGGCGGTGGACGTCAGCAGCGTAGCCTCCTCCCAGTCGAAGCCCTTGAGCAGGGACAGCACGGCGCCCATCAGCAACAGCACGGTGGTCAGCAGCCAGGCGGCAGACAGGCGCCGGCGCAAGCCTTGGGCCAATAGCAGGCAAAGCACGCCGATCAGGCTGGCGCCGAAGTGCGAGGCATCGATCAGGCGGTGCGGTACCAGGAACCCCATATGTTCCAGGCGGGTATCGATTTCCGGGGTGGCGCCGGAGAACAACAGGACCACGCCAGACAAGAACACCAGAATGGCCAGGATTGGCGCCGCCAGACCGGACGCGGCCTTGATTGCCTGCTGGGCGAACAGCAGGCGGCGCGCTTCGTTGGCCAGCAGCAGCACGCACGCTACCAGTAATGGCAATACCACGTAGATCAAGCGGTACAGCAGCAGGGCAGCTGCCAGTGGCGCGGCGCCGAGCTGGTCGGCGAACGCCGCCAGCAGAATCGCTTCGAACACCCCGACACCGCCCGGGACATGGCTGAGCACGCCGGCTGCCAGGGCCAGCAGGTAGACCAGTACGAAAGCACCGAATGGCGGCGCTTCCGGCAGCAGCAGGTAGAGCACGGTAGCGGCGGCCGCGACGTCCAGGGCGGTGATCAGCAGTTGCAGTGCCGCCAGGCGGGCCCCAGGCAGGCGCAGGGTGCGTCGGCCAAGTTGAACCAGCAGGCTGTCTGCCAGGGGCTGCTCTGCCAGGCGGCGTCGGTACAGCCCGATGGCCAGGACGGCGGTCAACGCCAGTACCGCGATGGCAATCCCGGCCAGCACGCTCGATGGCAGGCGCAGGGCGGCCGAGGCTGCCGGCAGGTTGCTCAAGGTGGCGAGCGCGGCCAAGGGGGGCAGTGCACAGCCCAGGGAAAGGCTGGCAAACACCGTCATACGCGCCACTTCGGCGGCCCCCAGGCCTTGGCGGGCATACAGGCGATAGCGCACAGAGCCACCCGACAACATTGACAGGCCAATGGCATTGCCGATGGCGAATGCGCTGAAGCCGCCGAGCAGGAGGGTACGCGCAGGCAGTTTCACGGCAGCATAGCGGCTTGCCGACCATTCGTATCCCAGCAGAATCACGAAGCCGATGACTGTTGCAAGCAGTGCGCCGAGCAGCGATTGGGTCGGCACGCTGAGCATGGCATCGTGCAGTGCATAGATGTCCAGCTCGCTCAGCAGGTGGCGACAGGCAATCAATGCCAAGGAGAACAGCAACAGGGTAATGCCGAGGCCGATCGGTTGACGGTAGCGGCTCAAGCGTTCGAGCCAGGGCAGGCGTTGCGCGGCTGTGGGCAATGCGGCGGCAAGTGGAACCTGGGGTTCGGGATTATGGGAGGTCATGGATTACCCCGTGCATACAGCGCGAGGTGCGGGAAAGGTGCGGCCAAGTGGAAGTCCCTTTGGAAAACGTATCCAGATATTACTCCGGCCAACGTTACTTTCAGTCGTCCGGCACGGTTAAAGATAGTTCATCCTGAAGGAGATATCTCAAACCTGCGGGTTCCCGGGCGGCAAAGGGGAGGGGTGAGGTTTTTAGTCGATGAAATGCAACAAACCCCGCGCTGCTGTTACACAGGCGGGGTTTGTTCTGACGAATATGGTTGCGGGAGCCGGATTTGAACCGACGACCTTCGGGTTATGAGCCCGACGAGCTACCAGGCTGCTCCATCCCGCGTCAGAGGGGCGCATTCTACAGCTTCATACCTTGGGGTCAAGCATTATCGCTAATTCCCACGCTTTTAATTCATTTCCACTTTTTATGGCGCAAAGAAAAAGGCCACTGCGTAAACAGTGGCCTTTTCTCGAATATGGTTGCGGGAGCCGGATTTGAACCGACGACCTTCGGGTTATGAGCCCGACGAGCTACCAGGCTGCTCCATCCCGCGCCTGTGGGATCGAATTCTACAGTTTCACAGCCAGCCGTCAAGCGTTACTTGTTGATTTACTTGAAATTAACGTCGCTGCCATTATTTTCGGGCAAAAGAAAAAGGCCACTGTATGAACAGTGGCCTTTTCTCGAATCTGGTTGCGGGAGCCGGATTTGAACCGACGACCTTCGGGTTATGAGCCCGACGAGCTACCAGGCTGCTCCATCCCGCGCCTGTGAGATCGAATTCTACGGATTTACTTCCCTATGTCAAGTATTTACTTCAGAAAAACCTTTTTCGTTCAAACCCTTAGCGTTTGCTAGGAGGCTGCAGCGCAGGCGCGGCGGGGCTTTCAGGCCGATTATCGAGGCGGGCTGTAAGGCATGGGGGTGCATGCGCTACTATCTGTATGAATTTACAGTACTGACGGTCGTCCATGTCTTTGCGCAAGATCATCCATATCGACTGCGATTGCTTCTACGCCGCCATCGAGATGCGTGATGACCCGCGCCTGGCTGGTCGGCCCATGGCGGTGGGCGGCTCCCCTGACCATCGAGGGGTGATCGCCACTTGCAACTATGAGGCTCGCGCCTACGGTGTGCGTTCGGCCATGTCTTCGCGCCACGCTCTCAAGCTCTGTCCCGATCTGCTGATCGTCAAGCCGCGCTTTGAGGCCTACCGCGAAGCCTCGCGTGAGATTCACACGATTTTCCGTGACTACACCGATCTGATCGAGCCCTTGTCCCTGGACGAGGCCTATCTGGATGTCAGTGACAGCCAGTGGTTCGCCGGAAGCGCCACGCGCATAGCTGAAGACATTCGCCGGCGTGTTGCCCGTACCTTGCACATCACCGTGTCGGCCGGGGTGGCGCCCAACAAGTTCCTGGCCAAGGTCGCCAGCGACTGGCGCAAGCCCAATGGGCTGTTCGTTATAACGCCCGACCAGGTGGAGGCCTTTGTCGCTGCCCTGCCGGTCGCCCGGCTGCATGGAGTGGGCAAGGTCACGGCAGACAAGCTCGCTCGCCTGGGTATCGATACCTGCCAGGACCTGCGCGAATGGTCCCGCCTGACCCTGGTGCGCGAGTTCGGCAGTTTTGGCGAGCGGCTATGGGGGCTGGCGCGAGGCATCGATGAGCGGGCGGTGCACAACGACAGCCGCCGGCAGTCGGTGAGTGTGGAGAACACCTACGATACTGATCTGCCAGACCTGGCCAGTTGCCTGGAGCGTCTGCCGGAGCTGCTTGAAAGCCTGAACGAGCGGATTGGGCGAATGGACAACAGCTACCGGCCTGAAAAACCCTTCGTCAAAGTGAAGTTCCACGACTTCAGCCAAACCACCCTGGAGCAGGCGGGAGCAGGGCGAGATCTGGAAAGCTATCGGCAATTGCTGCGCCAAGCCTTCGCCCGCGGCGGCAAGCCGGTGCGATTGTTGGGCGTCGGTGTGCGGTTACGGGATTTGCGCGGTGCGCATGAGCAGCTGGAGTTGTTCACGGATAAATGAAAAGGGCTGCTAAAAGCAGCCCTTGTTCAATCATTGCACGCCTGGATCGGCCACCAGCCGCCCCGTGGCTTTGGTCAGAGCCTGCAGAAACTCCTGCTGCAGCTCCGGATCGTTGCGAGTCAGCTCGACCAGGCTCTGCTCCATCTCGCTGGCTTCCTCTTCCAAGCCCAGTTCCGACAGGCGCTTGACCCGATGCACCCACTGACCGACATCGTCATCTTCGAGGTCGTCGAAGATCAGTTCGTGGGCTTCTTGCAGCTTGTTGCGCAAGGTGGCGCTGACCAGCAGGCTGGCGTCGCCGCGCACCGCGTTGTCCTCGTCGACCACCTGCATGTGCAGGGTGCCGACGTGGTTGAGGTGCTGCTCGGAGAACGGGCTGTCCAGGAGGTTCAGGCGCAGTACGCCGTTCCTGTCGGTGGTCAGCTCGTGGGTCAGCTTGCCAGCCTTCACTTCGACGAGGCGCTCGCTCCAGGGCAGGCTGGTGGATTCTTCGCGCTTGTCCTTCTGCACTTCGCTGATCCCGGCCAGGTTCTGCTGAGCGCGTCCGTTGGACTGCACGTTCATGAACGGGTTGATCCCGGCCACGCCATAGCTGAGCCAGTCGTGGGTCATGCTGTCGGGCAGGTTGCCCAGCGCAAAGACGTTGACCACGTTGGCGCCGACCCCGGCCACAACGGCGACCGCACCCAGCGGAATCTCGTAGATCTCCCGCCAGGGTTGGTAAGGCGTATAGCGGTCGTAGCGCCGAGTCACTTCGAACTCGGTGACTTCGAAGCGCTTCTGTTCATGAATGCGCACGCGCCGTTGCGGAAGCTCCATCACCTTGGGCTCGCCGACATCGATCTGCAGGGTGTGCTCGAGCAGTTTGCGCTCGACGCGCTCCTCATGCTCGCTGCGCTGGGACATCTGGTTGGCGCAGCCGCTGACGAGCAGGGTGCCGCACAGTGCGGCACCCCCCAGGGTAAAGGTACTTCGCTTGGACATGATCACTCGTGCATTGATTATCAGCGGCGAACGCGGGCCTGCAGGAAGCTCAGCACTTCATTGAGCGGCAGCGGTTGGGCGTCCTGCTCGGTGCGGTGCTTGTATTCCAGGTTGCCATCGGCCAGGCCACGGTCGCTGACGACGATACGGTGTGGAATGCCGATCAGCTCCATGTCGGCAAATTTGATGCCCGGGCTGGTCTTCTTGTCGCGGTCGTCCAGCAGCACTTCGAAGCCGGCGGCGGTCAGTTCGGCATACAGCTTGTCGGTCGCCTCGCGCACCACCTCGGTTTCGTAACGCAGCGGTACCAGAGCGATCTGGAACGGGGCCAGGGCGTCGTTCCAGATGATGCCCTTGTCGTCGTAGCTCTGCTCGATGGCCGCGGCAACCACACGGGACACGCCAATGCCGTAGCAGCCCATGGCCAGGGTCACCGGCTTGCCGTTCTCGCCCAGTACCTGGCACTTGAGAGCCTCGCTGTACTTGGTGCCGAGCTGGAAGATGTGGCCCACTTCGATGCCGCGCTTGATCACCAGGGTGCCTTGGCCGTCCGGGCTCGGGTCACCTTCGACTACGTTGCGCAGGTCGGCGACCTGAGGTACTGGCAGGTCACGCTCCCAGTTGACGCCGAAGTAGTGCTTGTCGTCGATGTTGGCGCCGATGCCGAAGTCGCTCATCAGGGCGACGGAGCGATCGATCACGCATTCAAGCGGCAGGTTCAGCGGGCCGAGGGAACCGGCGCCGGCACCGATGGCATCGCGCAGTTCGGCATCGGTAGCCATGACCAACGGGTCGGCAACCTGTTCCAGCTTGGTGGCCTTGATTTCGTTCAGCTCGTGGTCACCACGGACCACCAATGCCACCAGCTTGCCTTCTTCGGCGCCGCGCACGATCAGGGTCTTGACGGTTTTTTCGATCGGCAGGCCGAAGTTTTCGACCAGCTGGGCGATGGTCTTGGCATCCGGAGTGTCGACCAGGCGCAGCTCCTCGGTCGGGGCTGGGCGCACGGTTTCGCGCGGGATGGCTTCGGCCTTCTCGATGTTGGCGGCGTAGTCGGAGCTGTCGCTGAAAATCACGTCGTCTTCGCCGGACTCGGCCAGTACGTGGAATTCATGGGAATAGCTGCCACCGATGGAGCCGGTGTCGGCCTGCACTGGGCGGAAGTCCAGGCCCAGGCGGGTGAAGACGTTGGAGTATGCCTGGTGCATGCGGTCGTAGGTTTCCTGGAGGGAAGCCTGGTCGGCATGGAAGGAGTAGGCATCCTTCATGATGAACTCGCGGCC
The Pseudomonas sp. KU43P genome window above contains:
- a CDS encoding virulence factor family protein, which gives rise to MIRRYWLYVLIPLLLAALAGGAAFWLWTRPAPEARLEQLTLNDTSITRVTPGVHAKARVAIGVPQDQVLTDKQLLDLSQAGEAQLVQVILPPGDCSKQQQAMDQALTQLSDKPTLVAGIGPGAAQAWRWLAAQTDDKAKAISVDFNVEQPGCTVALPKSAAHGHWNVAWNDNPDDASAAFVRDQANAETSISDYDIHLPQVLKAQLTQALVGHDGNALAIPVVEVPAGQTTDTVTLFLSGDGGWRDLDRDVAGEMAKLGYPVVGIDTLRYYWQHKTPEQSAADLSELMQHYRQKWGTKRFVLTGYSFGADVLPAIYNRLPAEDQQRIDAVMLLAFARSGSFEIEVEGWLGKEGQEAPTGPEMAKLPASKVVCVYGVEETDESGCTDKTAVGERMKLPGGHHFDENYPQLAKRLIDEIETRQGKSSVADKN
- the mprF gene encoding bifunctional lysylphosphatidylglycerol flippase/synthetase MprF; this encodes MTSHNPEPQVPLAAALPTAAQRLPWLERLSRYRQPIGLGITLLLFSLALIACRHLLSELDIYALHDAMLSVPTQSLLGALLATVIGFVILLGYEWSASRYAAVKLPARTLLLGGFSAFAIGNAIGLSMLSGGSVRYRLYARQGLGAAEVARMTVFASLSLGCALPPLAALATLSNLPAASAALRLPSSVLAGIAIAVLALTAVLAIGLYRRRLAEQPLADSLLVQLGRRTLRLPGARLAALQLLITALDVAAAATVLYLLLPEAPPFGAFVLVYLLALAAGVLSHVPGGVGVFEAILLAAFADQLGAAPLAAALLLYRLIYVVLPLLVACVLLLANEARRLLFAQQAIKAASGLAAPILAILVFLSGVVLLFSGATPEIDTRLEHMGFLVPHRLIDASHFGASLIGVLCLLLAQGLRRRLSAAWLLTTVLLLMGAVLSLLKGFDWEEATLLTSTAALLALFRRSFYRPSRLLELPFSPIYLVASACVVGASVWLLLFAYQDVPYSHQLWWQFTLDADAPRGLRAAMGSAVLLVIVSLTWLLRTARPTIHLPDADELQRANRILLASDQPDGGLALTGDKALLFHPSDNAFLMYARRGRSLVALYDPIGPAQERAEMIWQFRDLCDLHHARPVFYQVRAENLPFYMDIGLTALKLGEEARVDLRRFDIEAKGKEMKDLRYTWNRGGRDGLSLEIHEPGHAPLAELKEISDAWLGGKNVREKGFSLGRFSPEYLQHFRIALIRFQGRPVAFANLLETHGNELASLDLMRAHPEAPKLTMEFMMVGLILHYKSHDYGRFSLGMVPLSGLQPRRGAPLTQRLGSMVFRRGEQLYNFQGLRRFKDKFQPDWEPRYMAVPAGLDPLVALADTAALIAGGLTGLVKR
- the dinB gene encoding DNA polymerase IV; this translates as MRKIIHIDCDCFYAAIEMRDDPRLAGRPMAVGGSPDHRGVIATCNYEARAYGVRSAMSSRHALKLCPDLLIVKPRFEAYREASREIHTIFRDYTDLIEPLSLDEAYLDVSDSQWFAGSATRIAEDIRRRVARTLHITVSAGVAPNKFLAKVASDWRKPNGLFVITPDQVEAFVAALPVARLHGVGKVTADKLARLGIDTCQDLREWSRLTLVREFGSFGERLWGLARGIDERAVHNDSRRQSVSVENTYDTDLPDLASCLERLPELLESLNERIGRMDNSYRPEKPFVKVKFHDFSQTTLEQAGAGRDLESYRQLLRQAFARGGKPVRLLGVGVRLRDLRGAHEQLELFTDK
- a CDS encoding proline--tRNA ligase, with amino-acid sequence MRTSQYLLATQKETPADAVVISHQLMLRAGMIRKLASGLYTWLPMGLRVMRKVEAVVREEMNAAGALEVLMPSIQPAELWQESGRWEQYGPELLRLKDRHNRDFCVGPTHEEVITDLARNELSSYKQLPLNMYQIQTKFRDEIRPRFGLMRGREFIMKDAYSFHADQASLQETYDRMHQAYSNVFTRLGLDFRPVQADTGSIGGSYSHEFHVLAESGEDDVIFSDSSDYAANIEKAEAIPRETVRPAPTEELRLVDTPDAKTIAQLVENFGLPIEKTVKTLIVRGAEEGKLVALVVRGDHELNEIKATKLEQVADPLVMATDAELRDAIGAGAGSLGPLNLPLECVIDRSVALMSDFGIGANIDDKHYFGVNWERDLPVPQVADLRNVVEGDPSPDGQGTLVIKRGIEVGHIFQLGTKYSEALKCQVLGENGKPVTLAMGCYGIGVSRVVAAAIEQSYDDKGIIWNDALAPFQIALVPLRYETEVVREATDKLYAELTAAGFEVLLDDRDKKTSPGIKFADMELIGIPHRIVVSDRGLADGNLEYKHRTEQDAQPLPLNEVLSFLQARVRR